The genome window TCAACGCCTTTGTCACCATTAAGGTAACCGGCTACTGTGTCGTTTTGTGCTACTTCAGCGGCAAACACTAGCATTTCTAACCAAGTGTCTACTGCTTTAGCTTCAACGGCAAAATCGAACGCTGCTTTAGCATAAGGACGAGCAACGGTAGTCAATTCAGACATAGCTCATTTCCCCTTAAAGTTCAGCGACTAGTTTATCTAAGATGTCGCTATGTGCAGCGGCATCAATAGAGCGTTCAAGAATTTTCTCTGCACCAGCAACGGCAAGAACAGCAACTTGTTTGCGTAATTCTTCACGTGCACGGTGACGCTCTGATTCAATTTCTGCGTGTCCTGAAGCGATAATTTTATCACGTTCAGCAATTGCTTTGCCGGCAGCTTCTTCAATCATTTGAGTTTCGCGCTTTTTAGCACCTTCAACGATTTCAGCAGCTTGAGCTTTAGCTTCTTTTAATTGTGCTTTTGCATTGTCTTGAGCAAGCTCTAGATCTTTTGCAGCACGTTCAGAAGCAGCAAGTCCGTCAGCAATAGTTTTTTGACGGTCTTCGATGGCACCCATAATTGGTGGCCATACGAACTTCATGCAGAATATTACGAATACGACAAATGCGATTAATTCACCAACAAGAGTAATATTAATATTCATTTGTGTACCTCCTTTAAGTTATTC of Thalassotalea fonticola contains these proteins:
- the atpF gene encoding F0F1 ATP synthase subunit B, producing the protein MNINITLVGELIAFVVFVIFCMKFVWPPIMGAIEDRQKTIADGLAASERAAKDLELAQDNAKAQLKEAKAQAAEIVEGAKKRETQMIEEAAGKAIAERDKIIASGHAEIESERHRAREELRKQVAVLAVAGAEKILERSIDAAAHSDILDKLVAEL